A window of Paenibacillus polygoni contains these coding sequences:
- a CDS encoding DUF2273 domain-containing protein, producing the protein MPWKEIWESHRGRIIGVAGGLFFGIVYLMFGFWDMLFFALVVFIGYTLGRRKDESLPLVVPWRNWVGYLSERWRPFK; encoded by the coding sequence TCTGGGAGAGTCATAGAGGTCGGATTATTGGAGTTGCCGGAGGGTTATTTTTCGGTATCGTTTATTTGATGTTTGGATTTTGGGATATGTTGTTCTTTGCACTCGTGGTATTTATCGGATATACGCTTGGCAGAAGAAAAGATGAGAGCTTACCCCTTGTTGTTCCTTGGAGGAACTGGGTGGGCTATCTATCTGAACGCTGGCGTCCATTCAAATAA